A genomic segment from Bradyrhizobium sp. CB1015 encodes:
- a CDS encoding LemA family protein: MSTGWIVLGVIVVLVLFAFSAYNRLVALSQRVGQAFADIDVQLKQRHDLVPNLVETVKGYASHERGTLDDVIKARNSAMSAQGPAQVSAAETQLSGALGRLIALSEAYPDLKANANFQQLASELSDLENKIAASRRFFNNAVQEYNTGIQQMPVALFAGMFGFTRKDFFDLGTSRTEVEAAPQVKF, from the coding sequence ATGTCGACCGGCTGGATCGTTCTCGGCGTCATCGTCGTCCTCGTGCTGTTCGCCTTCAGCGCCTACAACCGCCTGGTGGCGCTGAGCCAGCGCGTCGGCCAGGCCTTTGCCGATATCGACGTGCAGCTCAAGCAGCGCCACGACCTGGTCCCGAACCTGGTCGAGACCGTGAAGGGCTATGCCTCGCATGAGCGCGGCACGCTCGACGACGTCATCAAGGCGCGCAATTCGGCGATGTCGGCGCAGGGCCCGGCGCAGGTGTCCGCGGCCGAGACCCAGCTGTCCGGCGCGCTCGGCCGGCTGATCGCGCTGTCGGAGGCCTATCCGGACCTCAAGGCCAACGCCAATTTCCAGCAGCTCGCATCCGAGCTTTCCGACCTCGAGAACAAGATCGCAGCCAGCCGCCGCTTCTTCAACAACGCGGTCCAGGAATACAACACCGGCATCCAGCAGATGCCCGTAGCGCTGTTCGCCGGCATGTTCGGCTTCACCAGGAAGGACTTCTTCGATCTCGGCACCAGCCGCACCGAGGTCGAGGCTGCGCCGCAGGTGAAGTTCTGA
- a CDS encoding small ribosomal subunit Rsm22 family protein — protein sequence MISPTLPAELKAALDGKLQGFSRTDAAQRSQKISTAYRAGGTSGTIKSAADALAYALARMPATYAAVAASLNALTEIAPDLAPETLLDVGAGPGTASWAAAEAFPSLRDFTLLDANATLSRLALELARDSTRLADFRYLPGDAGGNLAEVSQADLVIASYVINELDEADQRKLAEAMWAKARHALVVIEPGTPAGYARSLALRQQLIAAGAFVAAPCPHEKPCPLIAPDWCHFSQRLPRSQAHRQIKGAEVPFEDERFIYVALTRTPPAKRAARVLAPPDVGKAEIAAKLCTEDGVAPVKVPRRDKAAYAGARRWRWGDAVMSES from the coding sequence ATGATCTCCCCCACCCTCCCCGCCGAACTGAAAGCCGCCCTCGATGGCAAGCTGCAGGGCTTCTCCCGCACCGACGCGGCACAGCGCTCGCAGAAGATCTCGACCGCCTATCGCGCCGGCGGCACCTCCGGCACGATCAAGTCGGCGGCCGATGCCCTCGCTTATGCGCTGGCGCGCATGCCCGCGACCTACGCGGCGGTGGCGGCCAGCCTCAATGCGCTCACCGAGATCGCGCCTGATCTCGCCCCGGAAACATTGCTCGACGTCGGCGCAGGCCCGGGCACCGCCAGCTGGGCGGCCGCGGAAGCCTTTCCGTCGCTGCGGGATTTTACGTTGCTCGATGCCAATGCCACGCTGAGCCGGCTCGCGCTCGAACTGGCACGCGACAGCACGCGTCTCGCGGACTTCCGCTATCTGCCCGGCGATGCCGGCGGCAATCTCGCTGAAGTCTCGCAAGCCGATCTCGTCATCGCCAGCTACGTTATCAATGAGCTCGACGAGGCCGATCAGCGCAAGCTCGCAGAAGCCATGTGGGCCAAAGCGCGCCACGCGCTGGTCGTGATCGAGCCCGGCACGCCCGCCGGCTATGCCCGCAGCCTCGCCCTGCGGCAGCAGCTGATCGCAGCTGGCGCCTTCGTCGCCGCCCCCTGCCCGCACGAAAAACCCTGCCCGCTCATCGCGCCCGACTGGTGCCATTTCAGCCAGCGCCTGCCCCGGTCGCAGGCGCACCGCCAGATCAAGGGCGCCGAGGTGCCGTTCGAGGACGAGCGCTTCATCTACGTCGCACTGACCCGCACCCCGCCCGCCAAACGCGCCGCGCGCGTTCTGGCGCCGCCGGACGTCGGCAAGGCCGAGATCGCGGCCAAGCTCTGCACGGAGGATGGTGTCGCGCCGGTAAAAGTCCCGCGGCGCGACAAGGCAGCCTATGCCGGCGCCCGGCGCTGGCGCTGGGGCGATGCCGTCATGTCCGAAAGTTAA
- the smc gene encoding chromosome segregation protein SMC: protein MKITRLRLHGFKSFVEPTDFVIEPGLTGVVGPNGCGKSNLVEALRWAMGETSYKSLRAADMDAVIFAGSGNRPARNHAEVTMTIDNADRTAPAAMNDSQILEISRRIEREAGSVYRINGRDVRARDVQILFADAATGARSPALVHQGKIGEIIQAKPEQRRRVLEDAAGVAGLHARRHEAELRLKAAETNLTRVEDVIGQLSGQMEGLKKQARQAVRYREVAAKVRKAEATLFHLRWIGAHADVNESGQTHDLAVREMAERTQHQAEAARIQAIRAAEMPALRDAEARAAAGLQRLTNAREQLDREEERAKERVAELERRLAQFEGDISRAQQQTMDADVALQRLDTEDAELKEEIKSRVEKRSGVDERVAEAEAVLTETEQRFAELTTALADLTAKRNQLEANVRTHRDKLARLDREIANVAAEEQKLTEATGGFGDLDELTALVETAEQTLAASEAAAQASEAAHVAARQTLESSRSPLVEADKRVQRLETEARTISKIVNGETKNLWPPIIDGITVDKGFEKAIGAALGDDLDAPIDPSAPMRWTNVGHTEGDPELPEGAVPLSNHVQAPAELARRLAQIGVVPRERGAELVSQLKTGQRLVSPEGDVWRWDGFVAAAHAPTGAARRLAERARLVDIENELEQARIDAQIKRQALENAESELQMAASTEGASREAWRAAQRELNIARERHANAEREISRHAARKATLSEAHSRLAADRAEAEAAYEYAQAGIGELPSSEDTETQLAAVRSDIEGQRRMAAQVRAEAQALAREAELADRRVQAILAERTEWQNRKESAASHIDTIQARIAELTIERSELENAPAVFAEKRSALITEIEYAENDRRMAADALATAETAMAETDRVAKLTLEALSSAREATARAEERMEGARRRLEDIEREIRDMLEVEPQAVAGLAEIEPGAELPPLHEIEEDLEKMRRDRERLGAVNLRAEEELREVETQHTGLVTERDDLVEAIKRLRQGIQSLNKEARERLLTSFDVVNNHFKRLFVELFGGGEAALHLIESDDPLEAGLEIIAKPPGKKPQTLSLLSGGEQALTAMALIFAVFLTNPSPICVLDEVDAPLDDHNVERYCNLLHEMTGSTDTRFIIITHNPITMARMNRLFGVTMAERGVSQLVSVSLQEAVDILDQNVA, encoded by the coding sequence ATGAAAATCACCCGCCTGCGACTTCACGGCTTCAAGTCCTTCGTTGAGCCCACGGACTTCGTCATCGAGCCCGGCCTGACCGGCGTGGTCGGCCCCAATGGTTGCGGCAAGTCGAATCTCGTCGAAGCGCTGCGCTGGGCGATGGGCGAGACCTCCTACAAGTCGCTGCGCGCCGCCGACATGGACGCGGTGATCTTCGCCGGCTCCGGCAACCGTCCGGCGCGCAACCATGCCGAAGTGACGATGACGATCGACAATGCCGATCGCACCGCCCCGGCGGCGATGAACGACAGCCAGATCCTCGAAATCTCCCGCCGCATCGAGCGCGAGGCTGGCTCGGTCTACCGCATCAACGGCCGCGACGTACGCGCCCGCGACGTGCAGATCCTGTTTGCGGACGCCGCCACCGGCGCGCGCTCGCCCGCCCTCGTCCACCAGGGCAAGATCGGCGAGATCATCCAGGCCAAGCCCGAGCAGCGCCGCCGCGTGCTGGAAGACGCCGCCGGCGTCGCCGGCCTGCATGCCCGCCGTCACGAGGCCGAGCTGCGGCTGAAGGCCGCCGAAACCAACCTCACCCGCGTCGAGGACGTGATCGGCCAACTCTCCGGCCAGATGGAAGGCCTGAAGAAGCAGGCCCGCCAGGCTGTGCGCTATCGCGAGGTCGCCGCCAAGGTCCGCAAAGCCGAAGCGACACTGTTCCATCTGCGCTGGATTGGCGCCCATGCCGACGTCAACGAGTCCGGCCAGACCCACGACCTCGCCGTGCGCGAGATGGCCGAGCGCACCCAGCACCAGGCCGAAGCCGCCCGCATCCAGGCGATCCGCGCCGCCGAGATGCCGGCGCTGCGCGATGCCGAAGCGCGCGCTGCGGCCGGCCTGCAGCGCCTGACCAATGCACGCGAGCAGCTCGACCGTGAGGAAGAGCGCGCCAAGGAGCGCGTCGCCGAGCTCGAGCGCCGCCTCGCCCAGTTCGAGGGCGACATCTCCCGCGCCCAGCAGCAGACCATGGACGCGGACGTCGCGCTGCAGCGGCTCGACACGGAAGATGCCGAGCTGAAGGAAGAGATCAAGTCGCGCGTCGAGAAGCGCTCCGGCGTCGACGAGCGCGTCGCCGAAGCCGAAGCGGTGCTGACCGAGACCGAGCAGCGCTTCGCCGAGCTCACCACCGCGCTCGCCGACCTCACCGCCAAGCGCAATCAGTTAGAGGCCAACGTCCGCACCCACCGCGACAAGCTCGCCCGTCTCGACCGGGAGATCGCGAACGTCGCGGCGGAAGAGCAGAAGCTCACCGAGGCGACCGGCGGCTTCGGCGATCTCGACGAGCTGACCGCGCTGGTCGAGACCGCCGAACAGACGCTGGCCGCGTCCGAAGCCGCGGCACAGGCGAGCGAAGCCGCGCACGTCGCCGCCCGCCAGACGCTGGAATCCTCGCGCTCGCCGCTGGTCGAAGCCGACAAGCGCGTGCAGCGGCTCGAGACCGAGGCGCGCACGATCTCCAAGATCGTCAACGGCGAGACCAAGAATTTGTGGCCGCCGATCATCGACGGCATCACCGTCGACAAGGGCTTTGAAAAGGCGATCGGCGCCGCGCTCGGCGACGACCTCGATGCGCCGATCGATCCGTCGGCGCCGATGCGCTGGACCAATGTCGGACACACCGAGGGTGATCCGGAGCTGCCCGAAGGCGCCGTTCCGCTCTCCAACCATGTGCAGGCACCGGCCGAGCTGGCGCGCCGCCTGGCGCAAATCGGCGTGGTGCCGCGCGAGCGCGGTGCCGAGCTGGTGTCGCAGCTCAAGACCGGCCAGCGGCTGGTCTCGCCCGAGGGCGACGTCTGGCGCTGGGACGGCTTCGTCGCCGCGGCGCACGCGCCGACCGGCGCCGCGCGGCGCCTCGCCGAGCGCGCCCGGCTCGTCGACATCGAGAACGAGCTGGAGCAGGCCCGCATCGACGCGCAGATCAAGCGCCAGGCGCTGGAGAACGCCGAGTCCGAGCTGCAGATGGCAGCGAGCACCGAAGGCGCCAGCCGCGAAGCCTGGCGTGCCGCGCAGCGCGAGCTGAACATCGCGCGCGAGCGTCACGCCAATGCCGAGCGCGAGATCAGCCGCCACGCCGCGCGCAAGGCGACGCTGTCGGAAGCGCACAGCCGCCTCGCCGCCGACCGCGCCGAGGCCGAGGCCGCCTACGAATACGCCCAAGCCGGCATCGGCGAGTTGCCCTCGAGCGAGGATACCGAGACCCAGCTCGCCGCCGTCCGCAGCGACATCGAAGGCCAACGCCGCATGGCCGCCCAGGTTCGCGCCGAGGCGCAGGCGCTGGCACGCGAAGCCGAGCTCGCCGATCGCCGCGTGCAGGCGATCCTCGCCGAGCGCACCGAGTGGCAAAACCGCAAGGAGAGCGCGGCCTCCCACATCGACACCATCCAGGCCCGTATCGCCGAGCTCACGATCGAGCGCAGCGAGCTCGAGAACGCCCCGGCCGTGTTCGCCGAGAAGCGCAGCGCGCTGATCACCGAGATCGAATACGCCGAGAACGACCGCCGCATGGCCGCCGACGCGCTCGCCACCGCGGAAACCGCGATGGCCGAGACCGACCGTGTCGCCAAGCTGACGCTCGAAGCCCTGTCGAGTGCCCGCGAGGCCACCGCCCGCGCCGAGGAGCGCATGGAAGGCGCCCGCCGCCGGCTGGAGGACATCGAGCGCGAGATCCGCGACATGCTCGAGGTCGAGCCGCAGGCCGTCGCCGGCCTTGCCGAGATCGAGCCCGGCGCGGAGCTGCCGCCGCTGCACGAGATCGAGGAGGACCTCGAGAAGATGCGCCGCGATCGCGAGCGCCTCGGCGCCGTCAATCTGCGCGCCGAGGAAGAGTTGCGCGAGGTCGAGACCCAGCACACCGGCCTCGTCACCGAGCGCGACGACCTGGTCGAAGCCATCAAGCGGCTGCGCCAGGGTATCCAGAGCCTCAACAAGGAAGCCCGCGAGCGGCTCCTGACCTCCTTCGACGTCGTCAACAACCACTTCAAGCGCCTGTTCGTCGAGCTGTTCGGCGGCGGCGAGGCAGCGCTGCACCTGATCGAGAGCGACGACCCCTTGGAAGCCGGCCTCGAGATCATCGCCAAGCCGCCGGGCAAGAAGCCGCAGACGCTGTCGCTGCTTTCGGGCGGCGAGCAGGCGCTGACCGCGATGGCGCTGATCTTCGCGGTGTTCCTCACCAACCCTTCGCCGATCTGCGTGCTGGACGAAGTCGACGCGCCGCTCGACGACCACAACGTCGAGCGCTACTGCAACCTTCTCCACGAGATGACGGGCTCGACCGACACGCGCTTCATCATCATCACGCACAACCCGATCACCATGGCGCGGATGAACCGGCTGTTCGGCGTCACCATGGCCGAGCGCGGCGTCTCGCAGCTGGTGTCGGTGAGCCTGCAAGAGGCGGTGGACATCCTCGACCAGAACGTGGCGTGA
- a CDS encoding dienelactone hydrolase family protein has translation MGTSITFKRPDGKDASGYLANAARGNAPGVVVIQEWWGLSDQIKGLCDRFALAGFDALAPDLYKGKVVPYHDTDSANKEMNSLDFMDATTQTVRGAAQYLSRNGAKVGLTGFCLGGAVTIIGATKIPELAAGVVFYGIPPEQAAKPADVKIPLQAHFANKDDWCTPELVNGFEKAMKAAGKSLELFRYDAEHAFVNEQRQAVHDREAAELAWGRATEFFRKHLG, from the coding sequence ATGGGAACCAGCATCACCTTCAAGCGCCCGGACGGCAAGGACGCCTCGGGCTATCTCGCCAATGCCGCGCGCGGCAACGCGCCGGGCGTGGTCGTGATCCAGGAATGGTGGGGCCTGTCCGACCAGATCAAGGGCCTGTGCGACCGCTTCGCGCTGGCCGGCTTCGACGCGCTGGCGCCCGATCTCTACAAGGGCAAGGTGGTGCCGTATCACGACACGGACAGTGCCAACAAGGAGATGAACTCGCTCGACTTCATGGACGCCACCACGCAGACCGTGCGCGGCGCCGCGCAATATCTGTCGCGCAACGGCGCCAAGGTCGGGCTGACAGGCTTCTGCCTCGGCGGCGCCGTGACCATCATCGGCGCGACCAAGATCCCTGAGCTCGCGGCCGGCGTCGTATTCTACGGCATTCCGCCCGAGCAGGCGGCCAAGCCCGCCGACGTCAAGATCCCGCTCCAGGCCCATTTCGCCAACAAGGACGATTGGTGTACGCCGGAGCTGGTCAACGGCTTCGAAAAGGCCATGAAGGCCGCCGGCAAGTCGCTGGAGCTGTTCCGCTATGACGCCGAGCACGCCTTCGTCAACGAGCAGCGCCAGGCCGTGCACGACCGCGAAGCCGCCGAGCTCGCCTGGGGTCGGGCGACGGAGTTTTTCAGGAAGCATCTGGGGTAA
- a CDS encoding M48 family metallopeptidase has protein sequence MAAYGLYTHIASNKFRSMLLLAGLFALVYVLVYAGALVAEVVINGDGTVAYYLSRAFADLLKAAPFATLAAIGWIAIAYFFHQSMIDAVTGGHDVTRQEEPRLYNLLENLCISRGITMPKLKIMESPALNAFATGLNPRQYSITVTTGLLDALDDKEIEAVLGHELTHIKNGDVQLMVVAVIIAGVVGFFGELFFRLFTNLNWSSGSGGSWSSGSSSSSRSSSSSSDSKSSGGGAIIVIIIAIVLIVVAWLLSQVVKLALSRSREYLADAGSVELTKDPDAMISALRKIEGRGELPGATSAVMELCVDNPREGFADLFATHPSVQSRVDALVKFAGGRDPGPLPDPTEETEQPETEQAVAQDSPPPLSQGPWSDGAGPANPPPIPAPSPSGAPATNPMGPWGRY, from the coding sequence ATGGCCGCGTATGGTCTCTACACGCACATCGCATCGAACAAGTTTCGTTCGATGCTGCTGCTCGCCGGCCTGTTCGCGCTGGTCTATGTGCTGGTCTATGCCGGCGCGCTGGTGGCCGAGGTCGTCATCAACGGCGACGGCACGGTCGCCTATTATCTGAGCCGGGCCTTCGCTGACCTGCTCAAGGCTGCGCCCTTCGCGACCCTTGCGGCGATCGGCTGGATCGCGATTGCCTATTTCTTCCACCAGTCGATGATCGATGCCGTGACCGGCGGCCACGACGTCACCCGGCAGGAGGAGCCGCGGCTCTATAATCTGCTGGAAAACCTCTGCATCTCGCGCGGCATCACCATGCCGAAGCTGAAGATCATGGAGAGCCCGGCGCTGAATGCGTTCGCGACCGGCCTCAATCCACGGCAATATTCCATCACGGTCACCACCGGCCTCCTCGATGCCCTCGACGACAAGGAGATCGAGGCGGTGCTGGGCCACGAGCTGACCCACATCAAGAACGGCGACGTGCAGCTCATGGTGGTGGCCGTCATCATCGCCGGCGTGGTCGGCTTCTTCGGCGAATTGTTCTTCCGCCTGTTCACGAATCTCAACTGGAGCTCGGGCTCCGGCGGCTCGTGGTCATCAGGCTCCTCCTCGTCGTCGCGGTCGTCCTCGTCGTCGAGCGACAGCAAGAGCTCCGGCGGCGGTGCGATCATCGTCATCATCATCGCAATCGTGCTGATCGTAGTGGCCTGGCTGCTCTCGCAGGTGGTGAAGCTCGCGCTGTCGCGGTCACGCGAATATCTCGCCGATGCGGGCTCGGTCGAGCTGACGAAAGATCCCGACGCGATGATTTCGGCCCTGCGCAAGATCGAGGGCCGCGGCGAGCTGCCGGGCGCCACCTCGGCGGTGATGGAGCTCTGCGTCGACAATCCGCGCGAAGGCTTCGCCGACCTGTTCGCGACCCATCCTTCCGTGCAGTCCCGGGTCGACGCGCTGGTCAAGTTCGCCGGCGGCCGTGATCCCGGTCCGCTGCCGGACCCCACCGAAGAGACGGAACAGCCCGAGACCGAACAGGCCGTCGCGCAGGACAGCCCGCCGCCGCTCTCGCAGGGGCCGTGGAGCGATGGAGCCGGTCCTGCCAACCCGCCGCCTATTCCCGCGCCTAGCCCTTCAGGAGCCCCGGCAACCAATCCGATGGGACCGTGGGGCCGTTACTGA
- a CDS encoding anthranilate synthase component I, which yields MNRTVFALPARSDYVTRAGLAITRVAEQFTGGANRLDDLVSLLDRRRGVVLSSGTTVPGRYESFDLGFSDPPLKLETVGVNFRLEALNARGEVLIAFLGDVLREPCVVISEKTATRLAGHIIRGDAPVEEDQRTRRASVMSLVRDLVAAFSANDDGLLGLFGAFAYDLVFQIEDLVQKRAREADQRDIVLYVPDRLLAYDRATGRGVVLSYDFAWKGKSTEGLPRETADSPYLKTPRQGFADHAPGEYQATVETARAAFARGDLFEAVPGQLFAEPCDRSPAEVFQRLCVINPAPYGALMNLGEGEFLVSASPEMFVRSDGRRVETCPISGTIARGLDAIGDAEQIRQLLNSEKDEFELNMCTDVDRNDKARVCVPGTIKVLARRQIETYSKLFHTVDHVEGMLRPGFDALDAFLTHAWAVTVTGAPKLWAMQFVEDHERSPRRWYAGAIGAVNFDGSINTGLTIRTIRMKDGLAEVRVGATCLFDSDPAAEDRECQVKAAALFQALRGDPPKPLSTFAPDATGSGKQVLLIDHDDSFVHMLADYFRQVGASVTVVRYVHALDMLKQKRWDLLVLSPGPGRPEDFGIKKTIDAALEKKLPVFGVCLGVQAIGEYFGGELGQLTHPAHGRPSRVQVRGGRLMRNLPNEIVIGRYHSLFVERDSMPEVLSVTASTEDGVAMALEHKTLPVAGVQFHPESLMSLGGDVGLRIVENAFRLDAGAN from the coding sequence ATGAACAGGACAGTCTTTGCCCTCCCGGCTCGAAGCGACTACGTGACCCGCGCGGGTCTGGCGATCACGCGCGTGGCCGAGCAATTCACCGGCGGCGCCAACAGGCTCGACGATCTCGTGAGCCTGCTCGACCGCCGCCGCGGCGTGGTGCTGTCCTCGGGCACGACCGTGCCCGGCCGCTACGAGAGCTTCGACCTCGGCTTCTCCGATCCGCCGCTCAAGCTCGAGACCGTGGGCGTCAATTTCAGGCTGGAAGCGCTGAACGCGCGCGGAGAGGTGCTGATCGCTTTTCTCGGCGACGTCCTGCGCGAGCCCTGCGTCGTGATCTCCGAGAAGACGGCGACGCGGCTTGCCGGCCACATCATCCGCGGCGATGCGCCGGTCGAGGAGGACCAGCGCACGCGGCGTGCCAGCGTAATGTCGCTGGTGCGCGATCTCGTCGCCGCCTTCTCGGCCAACGATGACGGCCTGCTCGGCCTGTTCGGTGCCTTTGCCTACGACCTCGTCTTCCAGATCGAGGACCTCGTGCAGAAACGCGCGCGCGAAGCTGACCAGCGCGACATCGTGCTCTACGTGCCCGATCGCCTGCTCGCCTACGACCGCGCCACCGGCCGCGGCGTCGTGCTCTCTTACGATTTCGCCTGGAAGGGCAAATCGACCGAAGGCCTGCCGCGCGAGACCGCCGACAGCCCCTATCTGAAGACGCCGCGGCAGGGATTTGCCGATCACGCGCCGGGCGAATATCAGGCCACCGTCGAAACAGCGCGCGCCGCCTTCGCCCGCGGCGATCTGTTCGAGGCCGTGCCCGGCCAGCTGTTCGCCGAGCCCTGCGACCGCTCGCCGGCCGAAGTGTTCCAGCGGCTCTGCGTCATCAACCCGGCGCCTTACGGCGCGCTGATGAATCTCGGCGAAGGCGAATTCCTGGTCTCGGCGTCGCCCGAAATGTTCGTGCGTTCGGACGGCCGCCGCGTCGAGACCTGCCCGATCTCGGGCACGATTGCGCGTGGCCTTGATGCGATCGGCGATGCCGAGCAGATCCGCCAGCTGCTGAACTCGGAGAAGGACGAGTTCGAGCTCAACATGTGCACCGACGTCGATCGCAATGACAAGGCGCGCGTCTGCGTGCCCGGCACGATCAAGGTGCTGGCGCGCCGCCAGATCGAGACTTACTCGAAGCTGTTTCACACCGTCGATCACGTCGAGGGCATGTTGCGCCCGGGCTTCGACGCGCTCGATGCCTTCCTCACCCACGCCTGGGCGGTCACGGTCACGGGTGCGCCAAAGCTCTGGGCGATGCAGTTCGTCGAGGACCACGAGCGCTCGCCGCGGCGCTGGTATGCCGGTGCGATCGGCGCGGTGAATTTCGACGGCAGTATCAACACCGGCCTCACCATCCGCACCATTCGCATGAAGGATGGCCTCGCCGAGGTGCGCGTCGGCGCCACCTGCCTGTTCGATTCAGACCCCGCCGCAGAAGACCGCGAGTGCCAGGTCAAGGCCGCCGCGCTGTTCCAGGCGCTGCGCGGCGATCCGCCGAAGCCGCTCTCGACCTTTGCGCCCGATGCCACCGGTTCCGGCAAGCAGGTGCTGCTGATCGACCATGACGACAGTTTTGTGCACATGCTCGCCGATTATTTTCGTCAGGTCGGCGCCAGCGTCACCGTGGTCCGCTATGTGCATGCGCTCGACATGCTCAAGCAGAAGAGGTGGGACTTGCTGGTGCTGTCGCCCGGCCCCGGGCGCCCTGAGGATTTCGGGATCAAGAAGACGATTGATGCGGCGCTGGAGAAGAAGCTGCCGGTGTTCGGCGTCTGCCTCGGCGTGCAGGCAATCGGCGAATATTTCGGCGGCGAGCTCGGCCAGCTCACCCATCCCGCCCACGGTCGGCCCTCGCGGGTGCAGGTCCGCGGCGGCCGCCTGATGCGCAACCTGCCGAACGAGATCGTCATCGGCCGCTATCACTCGCTCTTCGTCGAGCGCGACAGCATGCCGGAGGTCCTGAGCGTCACCGCCAGCACCGAGGACGGCGTTGCCATGGCGCTGGAGCACAAGACCCTGCCGGTCGCCGGCGTTCAATTCCACCCGGAATCGCTGATGTCGCTCGGCGGTGACGTGGGGTTACGTATTGTCGAAAACGCGTTCCGGCTGGATGCTGGGGCGAATTGA
- a CDS encoding adenine phosphoribosyltransferase, translating to MTFDHDIKASVRTIPDYPKPGIMFRDITTLLADARAFRRAVDELVNPWAGNKIDKVAGMEARGFIIGGAVAHQLSAGFVPIRKKGKLPHTTVRIAYSLEYGIDEMEMHVDAVAPGERVILVDDLIATGGTAEGAVKLLRQIGANVVAACFIIDLPELGGAAKLRAMDVPVRTLMSFEGH from the coding sequence ATGACTTTTGACCACGACATCAAGGCGAGCGTCCGCACCATCCCGGATTATCCCAAGCCCGGGATCATGTTCCGCGACATCACCACCTTGCTCGCGGATGCGCGCGCGTTCCGCCGCGCCGTGGACGAGCTCGTTAACCCCTGGGCCGGCAACAAGATCGACAAGGTCGCTGGCATGGAGGCGCGCGGCTTCATCATCGGCGGCGCGGTGGCGCACCAGCTCTCGGCCGGCTTTGTGCCGATCCGCAAGAAGGGCAAGCTGCCGCACACCACGGTGCGCATCGCCTACTCGCTCGAATACGGCATCGACGAGATGGAGATGCATGTCGACGCGGTCGCGCCCGGCGAGCGCGTCATCCTGGTCGATGACCTCATCGCCACCGGCGGCACCGCGGAAGGCGCGGTGAAGCTGCTGCGCCAGATCGGCGCCAACGTCGTCGCCGCCTGCTTCATCATCGACCTGCCCGAGCTCGGCGGCGCCGCCAAGCTGCGCGCCATGGACGTGCCGGTGCGGACGCTGATGTCGTTCGAGGGGCACTGA